One Streptomonospora salina genomic window, CTGGACCGAGACGGCGGTCATGGTGGTCACGGTGGCGGTCGTGGTGGCCACGCACAACCTCGCGATCGGCGTGGTCGTGGGCGTGCTGACCTCGACGGCGCTGTTCGCCCGGGGGGTGGCAGACCTGTCCGGCGTCACCAGCGTGCTCGACCCCGACGGCGGCGTGCGGGTCTACTCGGTGCGCGGCGACCTCTTCTTCGCCTCCAGCAACGATCTGACCGCGGAGTTCAACTACACCGAGCAGAATGTGAACCGGGTGGTCATCGACCTCTCCCGCGCGCACATGTGGGACTCCTCGGCGGTGGCGGCGCTGGACCACGCGGTGGACAAGTTCGCCAAGCACGGCATCGACGCCGAGATCGCCGGACTGAACATCCCCAGCGAGGAACTGCACAAGGACCTGTCGGGCACGCTCAACTCCGCGCACTGAGGCGCGTGGTCGGCGCCGACCGCGGCGCCGACCACGGCACGCGTCCACGGCCGGGCTCCCCGCGGGGAGCCCGGCCGTTCGCCGTCGGCCGGTCCCGCGACCGCGTGCGGAGACGGGACCGGCCCCCGGCATCAGCCGGCGGCGGGCCCTCCGCCGCCCGCACGCGCATCGCCCATGCGGGAGCGCAGGGCCTGCTTGTCGATCTTGCCGACTCCGCTGCGCGGCAGCTCGCCGACGACGTCGATCCGCGCCGGGACCTTGTAGCGGGCGATCCGCTCTTCGAGGAAGCTGCGCAGCTCGTCGGCGCCGGGCGCGGCCCCGGGAACGGGCACCGCCACCGCCGCCCCGGCCTCGCCCCACACGTCGTCGGCGATACCGACCACGGCGCACTCGCGCACGGCGGGATGGGCGGCGAGGACGGCCTCGACCTCCGCCGGGTACACGTTCTCCCCACCGGTGATGTACATGTCCTTGACCCGGTCGACGATGCGGAAATAGCCGTCGCCGTCGACCTCGGCGGCGTCGCCGGTGTGCAGCCACCCTCCGCGCAGCGCCGCGGCGGTCTCGGCGGGGCGGCCGCGATAGCCCGGGGTGACATTGGGGCCCTCCACCAGCACCTCGGCGGGGCCCGGTCCGGTTCCGGCGGTGCGCACGTCGGTGAAGAACGCCGCCACACCGGCGCTTCCGGCCTTGCTCCCGCAGTCGGCCACAGGCAGCATCAGCGCACCCGGGGCCGCCTCGGTCAGCCCGTAGCCCTGCACGAACGCGAGGCCGCGGGCCCGGTAGCGCTCGATGAGCGGCGGCGGCACCGGCGCCCCGCCGCACATCAGCAGGCGCAGGCCGGACAGGTCCGCGCCGCTCCAGTGGTCCGAGCGCGCGATGCTCTCGTACATGGTGGGAACCCCGAACATCACCGTCACGCCCGCG contains:
- a CDS encoding acyl-CoA synthetase yields the protein MRNHGIGSWPARRARAAGARTAVVHDGRTTAYRELAERSRRTARALERRGVARGDRVAYLGANRPEFLETMFGAALLGAVFTPFNTRLAYTELEALAADSAPALLVADADRRGDAAALADAGPVGDVLLAGGGEEAGGDADLERELAAAPDGEIDRPVGADDPFLLLYTSGSTGRPKGVVLTHGNVTWNCVNSVVDTDLASTDTALVSAPMFHTAALNMLCLPVLLKGGRLLLEERFDAERSLDLIEHAGVTVMFGVPTMYESIARSDHWSGADLSGLRLLMCGGAPVPPPLIERYRARGLAFVQGYGLTEAAPGALMLPVADCGSKAGSAGVAAFFTDVRTAGTGPGPAEVLVEGPNVTPGYRGRPAETAAALRGGWLHTGDAAEVDGDGYFRIVDRVKDMYITGGENVYPAEVEAVLAAHPAVRECAVVGIADDVWGEAGAAVAVPVPGAAPGADELRSFLEERIARYKVPARIDVVGELPRSGVGKIDKQALRSRMGDARAGGGGPAAG